From one Eucalyptus grandis isolate ANBG69807.140 chromosome 9, ASM1654582v1, whole genome shotgun sequence genomic stretch:
- the LOC104452330 gene encoding bidirectional sugar transporter SWEET1, whose translation MGPLRFAVGIIANATALLMYLAPTITFKRIIRSRSTEQFSGAPYVITLLNCLLYCWYGLPFISPNNILLSTITGTGAIIESTYVLIFVIYAPKMERTKIFGLVALAVAIFSTVALVSFFVFDGKTRKLFTGVFVDIFAIAMFASPLSIMRLVIKTKSVEFMPFFLSLFGLLCAVSWTVFGLINSDPFVIVPNALGSGLGIAQMILYAIYHERSRQHDNVVKDGSLERDLQITLEKQQPETHQLEHGRIL comes from the exons ATGGGTCCTCTTCGTTTCGCGGTCGGCATCATCG CAAATGCAACTGCACTTCTCATGTACTTGGCACCAAC GATTACATTCAAGAGGATAATAAGGAGCCGCTCGACCGAGCAGTTCTCGGGCGCTCCATACGTGATCACTCTGCTAAATTGTCTTCTCTATTGCTG GTACGGCTTGCCGTTTATTTCCCCGAACAACATTCTGCTATCAACCATCACCGGGACCGGAGCCATTATTGAGTCCACATATGTGCTAATTTTCGTCATCTACGCTCCCAAGATGGAGAGGACCAAGATTTTCGGACTCGTCGCTCTCGCTGTCGCCATATTCTCTACCGTCGCCCTCGTCTCCTTCTTTGTGTTTGATGGAAAAACCAGGAAACTCTTCACCGGCGTGTTCGTCGACATTTTCGCCATTGCCATGTTTGCTTCGCCTCTTTCAATCATG CGATTAGTGATCAAGACAAAAAGTGTGGAGTTCATGCCTTTTTTCCTATCGCTATTCGGCTTATTGTGTGCGGTTAGCTGGACCGTTTTCGGCCTGATTAATAGTGATCCCTTTGTCATC GTGCCGAATGCACTTGGATCAGGATTGGGAATTGCTCAAATGATCTTGTACGCAATATACCACGAGCGCAGTCGTCAACATGACAATGTCGTGAAAGATGGATCCTTGGAGAGGGATTTGCAGATAACCCTCGAGAAGCAACAACCAGAAACTCATCAGCTAGAACATGGCCGAATTTTGTGA